A window of the Apteryx mantelli isolate bAptMan1 chromosome 23, bAptMan1.hap1, whole genome shotgun sequence genome harbors these coding sequences:
- the POU2AF3 gene encoding POU class 2 homeobox associating factor 3, protein MPSYHTVKPHCLQHTGVFPLVLSGKPKVYQGVRVKITVKELLQQRRARQAATGAMVSLGGSSIQFSESVSPPHPAPFDAEPISSAPSYCPSRQFSDCLSCEESPSYLEQLVDSYLQTEAPLDPALSALQTPSHYISDSFQPAPLCFNQSLAPGSPSSADLSSPLNYSCSPPQLPPFTPLPHSPPSALDTKTYSYPAEEWSCHTPSLYTASACCCTSCGSEHGDTRLPEYFPCPGTDCMDYLPPVAMADDFFRRAGNCDICYS, encoded by the exons ATGCCATCCTACCACACAGTGAagccccactgcctgcagcacaCAGG TGTCTTTCCGCTCGTTCTTTCAGGAAAGCCCAAGGTGTATCAAGGTGTTAGAGTAAAGATCACGGTTAAGGAGTTACTGCAGCAGAGAAGAGCACGGCAAGCCGCAACCGGTGCGATG GTTTCTCTGGGCGGCAGCAGCATCCAGTTTTCAGAGTCCGTGTCTCCTCCTCACCCAG CACCTTTCGATGCAGAACCcatctcctctgctcccagctatTGTCCATCACGGCAGTTTTCAGATTGCCTCTCCTGCGAAGAAAGCCCTAGCTATTTGGAGCAGCTGGTAGATTCCTATCTTCAGACAGAGGCGCCCTTagacccagccctcagtgctctccAGACGCCCTCGCACTACATCTCCGACTCCTTccagccagccccgctctgctTTAACCAGAGCCTG GCTCCTGGATCCCCTAGTTCAGCTGATCTGTCCAGCCCATTAAACTATAGCTGCTCCCCACCTCAGCTACCTCCTTTCAccccgctgccccacagcccacccTCTGCTCTGGACACCAAGACCTACAGCTACCCCGCAGAGGAGTGGTCCTGCCATACCCCCTCCCTGTACACCGCCTCCGCCTGCTGCTGCACGTCCTGCGGCTCCGAGCACGGGGACACGCGGCTCCCGGAGTACTTCCCTTGCCCCGGCACAGACTGCATGGACTACCTGCCGCCCGTGGCCATGGCCGATGACTTCTTCAGAAGGGCTGGGAACTGTGACATCTGCTACAGCTAA
- the NFKBID gene encoding NF-kappa-B inhibitor delta, with protein sequence MRSYTLAAAERMKELHRLDAKEHRGKTPLLVAVTARQPAIVYDLIQIGADVNAVDNKGQSALHLAATYGYAQVLQVILSLGFSLDLEMKDFEGHTPLHCAVLAHNALLREQQGLHTTVEQRQKDFQHQSKELESCIHLLVQTGASIYSRDVKSNKTVLHYTVQDGNISLLRYFLELNAFKSKDFLNNKAHGNTALHMAAALHRDKNQKEIIQLLLDHGADPSIRNLDNDQPIHMAPSGKAGDQIRHLLKKGRVASAFVSCRRNARS encoded by the exons ATGAGGTCGTATACGTTGGCAGCTGCAGAACGAATGAAAGAGCTGCACAGACTTGATGccaaggagcacagaggaaag ACTCCTCTGCTGGTGGCTGTCACTGCCAGACAGCCAGCGATTGTCTACGATTTGATCCAGATAGGAGCAGATGTTAATGCTGTAGACAACAAAGGGCAGTCGGCTTTACATCTCGCTGCAACGTATGGGTATGCCCAGGTTCTCCAG GTTATACTGTCACTAGGTTTCTCTCTTGATTTAGAAATGAAGGATTTTGAAG GCCATACCCCGCTGCACTGTGCCGTTCTGGCCCATAACGCCCTGCTCCGGGAGCAGCAGGGTCTCCACACGACGGTGGAGCAGCGGCAGAAGGATTTTCAGCACCAGAGCAAAGAGCTGGAGTCCTGTATCCACCTCCTGGTGCAGACGGGAGCCTCCATCTACAGCCGG GATGTGAAAAGCAACAAGACAGTTCTTCATTATACAGTCCAGGATGGGAACATCTCCTTGCTCAGATACTTCTTGGAGCTGAACGCTTTCAAGTCCAAGGATTTTCTCAACAACAAG GCTCACGGCAACACAGCTTTGCATATGGCAGCTGCATTGCATCGTGACAAAAACCAGAAAGAAATCATCCAGTTGCTCCTTGACCACGGGGCAGACCCAAGCATCCGAAACTTAGACAACGATCAGCCAATCCACATGGCTCCTTCTGGGAAGGCTGGGGATCAG ATTAGGCATTTGCTGAAGAAAGGGAGAGTTGCATCTGCATTTGTTTCCTGTCGCCGAAATGCCAGATCCTAG
- the POU2AF1 gene encoding POU domain class 2-associating factor 1 — translation MHWQKSSSPEQQPQPRPYQGVRVKEPVKELLKRKRGNVHNANATAATTVVLPHQPLPSYSPMGQPCIDMDVAASALPITDEGALCSGWLSQPSPTSLQPLTQWTTYPDYVSHEAVSCPYTADMYVQPMCPSYTLVGPSSVLTYASQPLITNFAPRSATPAVVPQLEVTDQQAPLTYFPWAQPLSALPASTLQYQPASSTLPGPQFVPLPISIPEPAPQELEDARRVIGTLPIEKLLLEDEDNDTYVLNHALSVEGL, via the exons CTTCTTCTCCAGAACAACAGCCGCAGCCTCGCCCCTATCAAGGTGTCCGTGTCAAAGAGCCGGTGAAGGAGCTATTGAAGAGGAAACGGGGAAATGTTCATAATGCCAATGCAACGGCTGCTACAACG GTTGTTTTACCCCATCAGCCGCTTCCTTCGTATTCACCAATGG gCCAGCCTTGCATTGATATGGATGTTGCTGCCTCTGCATTGCCTATCACAGATGAAGGAGCGCTCTGTTCTGGTTGGCTCTCCCAGCCCTCTCCCACGTCCTTACAGCCTTTAACTCAGTGGACGACTTACCCTGATTATGTGTCCCATGAAGCAGTCAGCTGTCCATACACAGCAGATATGTATGTTCAGCCTATGTGTCCCAGCTACACGCTTGTTGGACCTTCATCTGTTCTGACTTACGCTTCTCAACCGCTGATCACCAATTTTGCA CCCAGAAGCGCCACCCCGGCGGTAGTGCCTCAGCTCGAGGTGACGGACCAGCAGGCGCCCCTCACCTATTTCCCATgggcacagcccctctctgcGCTGCCAGCCTCCACCTTGCAGTACCAGCCCGCTTCCTCCACGCTTCCCGGGCCGCAGTTTGTGCCCTTGCCAATCTCCATTCCTGAGCCAGCCCCCCAGGAGCTGGAGGATGCCAGGCGAGTCATCGGCACGCTGCCCATTGAGAAGCTGCTTCTGGAAGATGAAGACAATGATACGTACGTTTTAAATCACGCTCTCTCTGTTGAAGGGCTTTAA